One Pecten maximus chromosome 7, xPecMax1.1, whole genome shotgun sequence genomic window carries:
- the LOC117331800 gene encoding uncharacterized protein LOC117331800 codes for MGGGILQPMVILLMIIPTTTRPIPNEVPVQCGEFTCNIMREYCYHQNQCFPCSSDVCNTPDFERGKLAQCFFFCQRLQLSTSPAPPYVNNTRYLGQEEDGSPTERNATSEIRLGTVQFLLIILGISPLSVISWMLLKWCYNKHKNKQNNNNNNNNRKDSPISSPQDKHSGSTNPADSYSMLISATEGTQRPEIV; via the exons ATGGGAGGCGGTATATTACAACCGATGGTCATTTTATTAATGATCATCCCAACAACGACAAGACCTATCCCAAATGAAGTACCTGTCCAGTGTGGAGAGTTCACGTGTAATATAATGAGGGAGTACTGTTATCACCAGAATCAGTGTTTCCCTTGTAGCAGCGATGTCTGTAACACACCAGACTTTGAACGAGGGAAGCTCGCTCAGTGTTTTTTCTTCTGTCAACGTC TCCAACTATCAACTTCCCCGGCTCCACCCTATGTAAATAACACGCGCTATCTTGGTCAAG AAGAAGATGGCTCCCCAACAGAGAGAAATGCAA CATCCGAGATAAGACTTGGGACAGTCCAGTTTTTGTTGATTATACTTGGAATTTCCCCCCTCAGTGTGATATCTTGGATGTTGTTAAAATGGTGTTacaacaaacacaaaaacaaacagaacaacaacaacaacaacaacaacaggaaaG ACTCCCCTATTTCGTCTCCACAAGACAAGCACTCCGGTAGCACAAACCCTGCAGACAGTTACAGTATGCTTATATCAGCAACTGAAGGTACACAACGACCAGAAATTGTTTAG